The Campylobacter sp. RM10537 genome has a segment encoding these proteins:
- the fliD gene encoding flagellar filament capping protein FliD, translating to MAFGSLSSLGFGSGVLTQDTLDKLKQAEEKARVDPYTKKIEENSTKQKDLTEIKTKLLTFQTAVSSLADATAFAKRKVSASVTTNPPASLTASSGVSLQSMKINVKQLAQKDVYQSKGLANDGGYVDSSLEGSASFTLIQNGKQYTVTYDKNTTYRDLADKINEATGGEIVAKIVNTGEKDAPYRLTLTSKETGEDNAIGFFDGYKDDKGRYVVDKNASKLFSNLGWELDKPLSDTAGREGSVDGDYILTLDSETFKGYGIKDNEENPLHIQKAQNAEFTLDGVKMIRQSNTVTDLGVGLTLTLNKTGEIDFDVQQDNEAVTKAMQELVDAYNDLVTNLNAATDYNSETGTKGTLQGVTEVNSIRSSILSALFDSQSVSGTVIDDNGNKVNATVMLSMQDFGLTLNDAGTLSFDSSKFESKVKENPDFAESFFAGITQYQDISHTGDLIKENSLKDYLTPKEETGDSVKTRSEDDKHKGIEFKPGDFKIVYNGQTYDISKTTSGENFVLTGSTEEEMLKNLATHINSLGIDGLKVKVEEYNKNNEKGFKLKFSGDGSSDFSIKGDAEKLKLFGLSETTIAAKPIEGKGIFAQLKSTLQGMTGTNGSLTKYDESLTNDTKSLNESKKSAQDMIDARYDTMANQWLQYESILNKLNQQLTTVTNMINAANNSNN from the coding sequence ATGGCATTTGGTAGTTTATCAAGTTTGGGTTTTGGATCTGGAGTTTTAACTCAAGATACTTTAGATAAATTAAAACAAGCAGAAGAAAAAGCTAGAGTAGATCCTTATACAAAAAAAATAGAAGAAAATTCAACTAAACAAAAAGATTTAACTGAAATAAAAACAAAATTACTTACATTTCAAACAGCAGTTTCTTCTTTAGCAGATGCAACAGCTTTTGCAAAAAGAAAAGTAAGTGCTAGTGTTACCACTAATCCTCCAGCAAGCCTAACAGCTAGCAGCGGGGTATCTTTACAAAGCATGAAAATAAATGTTAAGCAACTTGCTCAAAAAGATGTTTATCAAAGCAAAGGTTTGGCAAATGATGGTGGTTATGTTGATTCTAGTTTAGAAGGAAGTGCTTCTTTTACACTTATTCAAAATGGAAAGCAATATACTGTTACCTATGATAAAAACACAACCTATAGAGATTTAGCTGATAAAATTAATGAGGCTACAGGTGGTGAGATCGTTGCAAAGATTGTAAATACAGGTGAAAAAGATGCTCCTTATCGCTTAACTTTAACCAGTAAGGAAACCGGAGAAGATAATGCTATTGGGTTTTTTGATGGATATAAAGATGATAAAGGAAGATATGTAGTTGATAAAAATGCTTCAAAGCTTTTTTCAAATCTTGGTTGGGAATTAGATAAACCTTTATCAGATACTGCAGGAAGAGAAGGAAGTGTCGATGGTGATTATATTCTTACTCTTGATTCAGAAACTTTTAAAGGTTATGGAATAAAAGATAATGAAGAAAATCCTTTACATATACAAAAAGCTCAAAATGCTGAATTTACACTTGATGGGGTTAAGATGATACGCCAAAGCAATACTGTGACAGATCTTGGCGTTGGACTTACTTTAACCTTAAATAAAACTGGAGAAATTGATTTTGATGTTCAGCAAGATAATGAAGCTGTAACCAAGGCTATGCAAGAATTAGTAGATGCTTATAATGACTTAGTAACCAATCTTAATGCCGCTACTGATTATAATTCTGAAACAGGAACCAAAGGAACTTTACAAGGTGTAACTGAAGTAAATTCTATACGCTCTAGCATACTTTCTGCTTTGTTTGATTCTCAATCGGTTAGTGGAACTGTAATCGATGATAATGGCAACAAAGTTAATGCTACAGTTATGCTTTCTATGCAAGATTTTGGTTTAACTTTAAATGATGCTGGGACTTTAAGTTTTGATTCTTCTAAATTTGAAAGCAAGGTAAAAGAAAATCCTGATTTTGCAGAAAGTTTTTTTGCAGGTATCACTCAATATCAAGATATTTCTCATACTGGAGACTTGATTAAAGAAAATAGTTTAAAAGATTATTTAACTCCTAAAGAAGAAACTGGTGATAGTGTTAAAACAAGAAGCGAAGATGACAAACATAAAGGGATCGAATTTAAACCAGGTGACTTTAAGATAGTTTATAATGGTCAAACCTATGATATATCAAAGACTACTAGTGGTGAAAATTTTGTACTTACTGGCTCAACCGAAGAAGAAATGCTTAAAAATTTGGCTACTCATATCAATAGTCTTGGTATAGATGGTTTAAAGGTTAAAGTTGAAGAATATAATAAAAATAACGAAAAAGGTTTTAAACTTAAATTTAGTGGCGATGGAAGTTCTGATTTTTCGATTAAAGGAGATGCTGAAAAATTAAAATTATTTGGTTTAAGCGAAACCACTATAGCTGCAAAACCTATAGAAGGTAAAGGTATCTTTGCTCAACTTAAATCAACACTTCAAGGGATGACAGGAACAAATGGTTCATTAACTAAATATGATGAGAGTTTAACTAATGATACTAAATCTTTAAATGAATCAAAAAAATCAGCTCAAGATATGATCGATGCAAGATATGATACAATGGCAAATCAGTGGTTACAATATGAAAGTATTTTAAATAAACTTAATCAGCAGTTGACCACAGTTACAAATATGATTAATGCTGCAAATAATTCAAATAATTAA
- a CDS encoding FlaG family protein translates to MEISKANEKMDMVLTNMSQRADKVQKASSDIHAEKQSQGGDDNQQNLDAKLADITKKLNEQMDSLDTNVRFGYSDKTGSMYISVTEKSTGREIRKIPSEEAMRLAEYFKDVIGMIFDKES, encoded by the coding sequence ATGGAAATTTCGAAGGCAAATGAAAAAATGGATATGGTTTTGACTAATATGAGTCAAAGAGCAGATAAGGTGCAAAAAGCTAGTTCAGATATTCACGCTGAAAAACAAAGCCAAGGAGGCGATGATAATCAGCAAAATTTGGATGCTAAATTAGCAGATATTACGAAAAAATTAAACGAACAAATGGATTCTTTAGATACGAATGTTCGTTTTGGATATAGCGATAAAACAGGTTCAATGTACATTAGCGTAACTGAAAAAAGCACAGGAAGAGAGATTCGTAAAATTCCTAGTGAAGAGGCTATGAGATTGGCAGAATATTTTAAAGATGTAATCGGTATGATTTTTGATAAGGAGAGTTAA
- a CDS encoding menaquinone biosynthesis decarboxylase, protein MKNFIQVLKENNLLKIIEEPVDVDLEIAHLAYIEAKKEENGKALLFKNPIDKKLEKKYKFPVLMNTFCNKKALNLAFGRDFNEIANEISHLTKLHIPTNFRAKIDFFMNLLSLKNVPPKRLSINKALYNYEILNSLKELPILKTWEDDAGKFITMGQVYTHNLDKTQNNLGMYRLQVSGENELLMHWQIHKDGANFYHEYKKAGFKKMPVSIAIGGDPLYIWCSQAPLPKGIFELLLYGFIKKTPSKLTPCENGVFVPFDSDIVIEGYVDLEEFKIEGPFGDHTGFYTPAELFPVMKVEKIYAKKDAIYQATVVGKPPLEDRIMGLGTERIFLPLLQTSVPDLIDYKMPENGVFHNLILAKIDTKYPAHAQQIMHAFWGVGQMSFVKHAIFVDKDAPKLDDYDALIPYILNRFCVQKLLISEGICDQLDHASPNSCFGGKAGLDACDKNEIEELEILEDEKLFELFNSEVKLISLKQFYKECKSPIVCILLDKKEKNSQVFKRLLKFKKYFRILVFLDTNNKLENPYMLVWRVVNNIDAKRDLFIQEDRLAIDASAKDETEDYIRAWPKQTDCNENVIKDLILRNILDNDPELFKKFEIMG, encoded by the coding sequence ATGAAAAATTTTATCCAAGTCTTAAAGGAAAATAATCTATTAAAGATTATTGAAGAGCCTGTGGATGTAGATCTTGAAATAGCACATTTAGCTTATATAGAGGCAAAAAAAGAAGAGAATGGCAAAGCTTTACTTTTTAAAAACCCTATTGATAAAAAATTAGAAAAAAAATATAAATTTCCAGTTTTAATGAATACTTTTTGCAATAAAAAAGCTTTAAATTTGGCTTTTGGAAGAGATTTTAATGAGATAGCTAACGAAATTTCACATTTAACCAAACTTCATATTCCTACTAATTTTAGAGCTAAAATTGATTTTTTTATGAATTTATTGAGTTTAAAAAATGTTCCACCTAAAAGATTGAGCATTAATAAAGCGCTTTATAATTATGAAATTTTAAATTCCCTTAAAGAGCTCCCTATACTTAAAACTTGGGAAGATGATGCTGGTAAATTTATAACAATGGGGCAAGTTTATACTCATAATTTAGATAAAACTCAAAATAATCTTGGAATGTATCGTTTGCAAGTTAGCGGAGAAAATGAACTTTTAATGCACTGGCAAATCCATAAAGATGGGGCAAATTTTTATCATGAGTATAAAAAAGCAGGTTTTAAAAAAATGCCTGTTAGTATAGCTATTGGCGGAGATCCACTTTATATTTGGTGTTCTCAAGCTCCATTACCAAAAGGAATTTTTGAGCTTTTGCTTTATGGTTTTATTAAAAAAACTCCTTCTAAATTAACACCTTGTGAAAATGGAGTCTTTGTCCCTTTTGATAGTGATATTGTTATAGAAGGTTATGTGGACTTAGAAGAATTTAAAATAGAAGGACCTTTTGGAGATCATACGGGTTTTTATACTCCAGCAGAGCTTTTTCCTGTTATGAAAGTTGAAAAAATTTATGCTAAAAAAGATGCTATTTATCAAGCAACTGTTGTAGGAAAGCCTCCTTTAGAAGATAGAATTATGGGGCTTGGAACTGAGCGTATTTTCTTGCCTCTTTTGCAAACTTCTGTTCCTGATTTGATTGATTATAAAATGCCAGAAAATGGAGTTTTTCATAATCTAATTTTAGCTAAAATTGATACAAAATATCCCGCACATGCACAACAAATTATGCATGCTTTTTGGGGAGTAGGGCAAATGAGTTTTGTTAAACATGCGATTTTTGTTGATAAGGATGCACCTAAGTTGGATGATTATGATGCATTAATTCCTTATATTCTTAATCGTTTTTGTGTACAAAAATTACTTATAAGCGAAGGAATTTGTGATCAACTTGATCATGCTTCTCCTAATTCTTGTTTTGGTGGCAAAGCAGGACTTGATGCTTGTGATAAAAATGAGATAGAAGAGCTTGAAATTTTAGAAGATGAAAAATTATTTGAGCTTTTCAATTCTGAAGTAAAACTTATTTCTTTAAAACAATTTTATAAAGAATGTAAAAGTCCCATAGTCTGTATTTTGCTTGATAAAAAAGAAAAAAATTCTCAAGTTTTTAAAAGATTATTGAAATTTAAAAAATATTTTAGAATTTTAGTTTTTTTAGATACAAACAATAAATTAGAAAATCCATATATGCTTGTTTGGCGTGTTGTAAATAATATTGATGCAAAAAGAGATTTATTCATACAAGAAGATAGATTGGCTATTGATGCAAGTGCTAAAGATGAAACTGAGGATTATATAAGAGCTTGGCCTAAGCAAACCGATTGTAACGAAAATGTTATAAAAGATCTAATTTTGCGTAATATTTTAGACAATGATCCTGAATTATTTAAAAAATTTGAAATTATGGGTTAG
- the hemC gene encoding hydroxymethylbilane synthase gives MNQLIIATRKSALALWQSEHIAQILKNKHNIDVILEGFKTKGDILLDSPLAKIGGKGLFTKELEESMLRNEAHLAVHSLKDVPSFFPKGLVLAAVSKREKSNDTMLSQKYENFLSLPKGAKIGTTSLRRKMQLLLLRPDLEIISLRGNVNSRIEKLKKGDFDAIILALAGIKRLGLDKEVNFIYEFSKDELIPAASQGALGIESVEDVKILNLLKCLNDENTVIETTIEREFIATLEGGCQVPIGINAELNEDIICIRAILGLPDGSEILKDKRIIKKNEFKGFGEILAKEFINKGAKELLKKAEGMI, from the coding sequence ATGAATCAGTTAATTATAGCCACAAGAAAAAGTGCTTTAGCCCTTTGGCAAAGTGAACACATTGCACAGATTTTAAAAAATAAACATAATATAGATGTTATATTAGAAGGATTTAAAACAAAAGGAGATATTTTACTTGATTCTCCCTTGGCTAAGATCGGTGGCAAAGGGCTTTTTACTAAAGAGCTTGAAGAAAGTATGCTTAGAAATGAAGCGCATTTAGCAGTACATAGTTTAAAAGATGTTCCAAGTTTTTTTCCAAAGGGCTTAGTTTTAGCAGCAGTGAGCAAAAGAGAAAAAAGTAATGATACGATGTTGAGTCAAAAATATGAAAATTTCCTTTCTTTACCTAAAGGTGCAAAAATAGGCACAACAAGCCTTAGGCGAAAAATGCAACTTTTATTGTTAAGACCTGATTTGGAAATTATTTCTTTACGTGGAAATGTAAATTCTCGCATAGAGAAATTAAAAAAAGGTGATTTTGATGCTATTATCCTTGCTTTGGCGGGTATTAAGCGTTTAGGATTAGATAAAGAAGTTAATTTTATTTATGAATTTAGTAAAGATGAACTCATTCCTGCAGCTTCTCAAGGTGCTTTAGGTATTGAGAGTGTTGAAGATGTAAAAATTTTAAATTTGTTAAAATGCCTAAATGATGAAAACACCGTAATAGAAACAACTATAGAAAGAGAATTTATTGCTACTTTAGAGGGTGGATGTCAAGTTCCTATAGGAATTAATGCAGAACTTAATGAAGATATAATTTGTATCCGTGCTATACTTGGCTTACCTGATGGGAGTGAAATTTTAAAAGATAAAAGAATAATTAAAAAAAATGAATTTAAAGGATTTGGTGAAATTTTGGCTAAAGAATTTATAAACAAAGGTGCTAAAGAGTTACTAAAAAAAGCAGAGGGTATGATATGA
- a CDS encoding integral memnbrane protein, translating to MSYKLKLSPLFVIEFIFSLLFIIFFGFGNFLIFILASMIFGVVLLGIFWKNMLEFQILGFKNMLTQFSFVIAGFLLVFPGVLTSFIGFLIFLFGIFLKIATKTKYTRRQNRNSSEEIIDVEIIEDEK from the coding sequence ATGAGTTATAAACTTAAGTTAAGTCCTTTATTTGTTATAGAATTTATTTTTAGTCTATTATTTATTATATTTTTTGGTTTTGGAAATTTTTTAATTTTTATTTTGGCAAGTATGATATTTGGTGTTGTACTTTTGGGAATTTTTTGGAAAAATATGCTTGAATTTCAAATTTTAGGTTTTAAAAATATGCTGACGCAATTTTCTTTTGTTATTGCTGGATTTTTACTTGTTTTTCCAGGAGTTTTAACAAGTTTTATTGGATTTTTAATTTTTTTATTCGGCATTTTTTTAAAAATAGCCACTAAAACAAAATATACTCGTAGACAAAATCGAAATTCTAGTGAAGAAATCATTGATGTTGAAATTATAGAGGATGAAAAATGA
- a CDS encoding proline--tRNA ligase, producing MMKFSQLYAPSTRETPKDASLPSHIFLVRSGFVEQIGSGLYNFLPLGKRVLDKIRTIVKEEMDKVGAQEVNLSFVTPASLWQESGRYNIFGKELLRFKDRKENDFVLGPTHEEAMLSLVKNKITSYKQLPLHLYQIGWKFRDEARPRFGLLRCREFLMKDGYSFHQNEEDLAREFNLMYETYSNILKRMGLDFRAVEADSGAIGGSGSKEFMVLAKNGEDDILLCENCDYAANIEAAKRAKKTCDKDRPEASYASKFHTPSVKSIKELANFFKIDEFYTIKAVAKKAIYEHESKLVVFFIRGCDDLQEVKAQNACKALELIDVDESELLNAGLVPGFIGFVGLKNIDFYLDQELENEKQMIIGANEKDYHLIGIDVVNLNKDRFKDLVEVKENDCCLKCGGKLKKSKGIEVGHIFKLGQKYSKAMNAHFLDENGKAQAFYMGCYGIGVSRLVAVAIEASHDEKGCIWSQTLAPFVIDIIISNIKDEQACQFAYQIYQQLQNLGIEVLLDDRNERFGVKMNDFELMGFPYALVIGKGLQNNEIELIQRENLSKEIIKIENIIEIIKKKIS from the coding sequence ATGATGAAATTTAGTCAATTATATGCACCAAGTACAAGGGAAACTCCTAAAGATGCAAGTTTACCAAGCCATATTTTCTTAGTTCGTTCTGGTTTTGTAGAGCAAATTGGTAGTGGACTTTATAACTTTTTGCCTTTAGGAAAAAGAGTTTTAGATAAAATTCGTACCATAGTTAAAGAAGAGATGGATAAAGTTGGTGCGCAAGAAGTGAATCTTAGTTTTGTTACTCCGGCTAGTTTATGGCAAGAAAGTGGACGTTATAATATTTTTGGAAAAGAACTTTTGCGTTTTAAAGATAGAAAAGAAAATGATTTTGTTTTAGGGCCAACCCATGAAGAAGCTATGCTTTCTTTGGTTAAAAATAAAATTACAAGTTATAAACAACTTCCTTTACATTTATATCAAATTGGTTGGAAATTTAGAGATGAAGCACGTCCACGTTTTGGGCTTTTAAGATGTAGAGAATTTTTAATGAAGGATGGTTATAGTTTTCATCAAAATGAAGAAGATTTAGCACGAGAATTCAACCTTATGTATGAGACTTATTCTAATATTTTAAAAAGAATGGGACTTGATTTTAGAGCCGTTGAGGCTGATAGTGGAGCAATTGGCGGCAGCGGATCTAAAGAATTTATGGTTTTAGCAAAAAATGGAGAAGATGATATCTTACTTTGTGAAAATTGTGATTATGCGGCAAATATTGAAGCAGCAAAAAGAGCTAAAAAAACTTGCGATAAAGATCGTCCAGAAGCTAGCTATGCAAGCAAATTTCATACACCTAGTGTTAAAAGTATTAAAGAATTGGCTAATTTTTTCAAGATTGATGAATTTTATACTATTAAAGCAGTAGCAAAAAAAGCTATTTATGAACATGAAAGCAAACTGGTTGTATTTTTTATACGTGGATGTGATGATTTACAAGAAGTCAAAGCGCAAAATGCTTGTAAAGCTTTAGAACTTATTGATGTAGATGAAAGCGAATTGCTTAATGCTGGATTAGTCCCTGGTTTTATTGGATTTGTAGGACTTAAAAATATAGATTTTTATCTTGATCAAGAGCTTGAAAATGAAAAACAAATGATTATTGGAGCCAATGAGAAAGATTATCATTTAATAGGAATTGATGTTGTAAATTTAAACAAAGATCGTTTTAAAGATTTGGTGGAAGTTAAAGAAAATGATTGTTGTTTAAAATGCGGTGGTAAATTAAAAAAAAGCAAAGGTATAGAGGTAGGACATATTTTTAAACTTGGACAAAAATATTCTAAGGCTATGAATGCACATTTTTTAGATGAAAATGGAAAAGCTCAGGCATTTTATATGGGTTGCTATGGAATTGGAGTTTCTCGCTTAGTAGCTGTTGCTATCGAAGCTAGTCATGATGAAAAAGGTTGCATTTGGAGTCAAACTTTGGCTCCTTTTGTTATTGATATCATTATATCTAATATAAAAGATGAGCAAGCTTGTCAATTTGCATATCAAATTTATCAGCAACTGCAAAATTTAGGAATCGAAGTTTTGCTTGATGATAGAAATGAACGTTTTGGTGTAAAAATGAATGATTTTGAATTAATGGGTTTTCCTTATGCTTTAGTGATTGGAAAAGGGTTGCAAAACAATGAAATAGAACTTATACAAAGAGAAAATTTAAGTAAAGAAATTATTAAAATAGAGAATATTATAGAGATTATTAAGAAGAAAATATCATGA
- the hemA gene encoding glutamyl-tRNA reductase yields the protein MYYCVSFTHKNTDLALREKLSFTDEAKKYEFLRIINTHESIEESLIISTCNRVEIIAFVKNACSEYIIKTLALLCDVDQDELFKKADIFEDSGAIHHLFSVASSLDSLVVGETQIAGQIKDAFSFALKNEFCKTHISRALHCAFKCAAKVRTETQISKNPISVASVAVARAKELLDLTQKKAVIIGAGEMAELAAKHLIANGAKIIILNRDIQKAKLLCEKLDGLHQYDSLENLKQYLNQYELFFSATNATHAIITNALIEEVSHKRYFFDIAVPRDIDIKENDKIFVFAVDDLQAVVQKNLALRENEARMAYGIIGQETSDFFRYLNDLALNPIIKAIRLKAKECANEQLDIAVKKGYLKHSDKNEARKLIHQTFKAFLHNPTINLKHLQGKIQSDTVINAMRYVFDLKNNLEGLNQYKCDFNMENNDEI from the coding sequence ATGTATTATTGCGTTTCTTTTACTCATAAAAATACCGATCTTGCCTTAAGAGAAAAGTTAAGTTTTACAGATGAAGCAAAAAAGTATGAATTTTTACGTATTATAAATACACATGAAAGCATTGAGGAAAGCTTGATAATTAGTACCTGTAATCGTGTAGAGATTATTGCTTTTGTTAAAAATGCTTGTTCGGAATATATTATTAAAACCTTAGCTTTATTGTGTGATGTTGACCAGGATGAATTATTTAAAAAAGCTGATATATTTGAGGATAGTGGAGCGATACACCATCTTTTTTCAGTAGCAAGTTCTTTAGATAGTCTTGTTGTTGGTGAAACTCAAATTGCAGGACAGATTAAAGATGCTTTTTCGTTTGCCTTAAAGAATGAATTTTGCAAAACTCATATTTCAAGAGCTTTGCATTGTGCTTTTAAATGTGCTGCCAAAGTTCGTACAGAAACTCAAATTTCCAAAAATCCCATTTCAGTTGCTAGTGTTGCTGTGGCCAGAGCAAAAGAACTTTTGGATTTAACTCAAAAAAAAGCTGTGATTATAGGAGCTGGAGAGATGGCTGAACTTGCAGCCAAGCATTTAATTGCTAACGGGGCTAAGATTATTATTTTAAATCGTGATATACAAAAGGCTAAATTACTTTGTGAAAAGTTAGATGGCCTACATCAATACGATAGTTTAGAAAATTTAAAACAGTACTTAAATCAATACGAACTCTTTTTTTCAGCTACTAATGCAACTCATGCCATTATTACCAATGCTTTAATTGAAGAAGTCTCCCATAAAAGATATTTTTTTGATATTGCAGTGCCGCGTGATATTGATATTAAAGAGAATGATAAAATTTTTGTTTTCGCAGTGGACGATCTTCAAGCTGTTGTTCAAAAAAATTTAGCTTTAAGAGAAAATGAAGCACGTATGGCTTATGGAATTATAGGACAAGAAACATCGGATTTTTTTAGATATTTAAATGATTTAGCTTTAAATCCAATTATTAAAGCTATACGTCTTAAGGCTAAAGAATGTGCAAATGAACAACTTGATATTGCTGTAAAAAAAGGCTATTTAAAGCATTCTGATAAAAACGAAGCACGAAAACTAATTCATCAAACTTTTAAAGCTTTTTTGCACAATCCAACTATAAATTTAAAACATCTTCAAGGAAAAATTCAAAGCGATACAGTTATTAATGCTATGAGATATGTTTTTGATTTGAAAAATAATCTTGAGGGCTTAAATCAATACAAATGTGATTTTAACATGGAGAATAATGATGAAATTTAG
- a CDS encoding polyprenyl synthetase family protein gives MQAIDDLIQKFLKELNYAPILEMLLHVKSGKKLRSKLLLAISGESKEALIICAVIELIHLASLLHDDIIDESKLRRGAKSINSEFGTKNALMLGDILYSKAFYELSQINTQFASIISDAVVKLSIGELMDVNLSQDFNTDKDKYLTMIYNKTAVLIEASAKCGAILAGLDEKSFGEYGKNLGLAFQMVDDILDIKGDEKTLGKPSMADFKEGKVTLPYIYLFESLDQKGKNQLKTMFQKDLNEQEKIWINTQFKEKSILEKSILEAKEYAKKAIDAIEEYSNQKLKDIVKAMIDRNF, from the coding sequence GTGCAGGCAATAGACGATTTAATACAAAAATTCTTAAAAGAGCTAAATTACGCACCCATATTAGAAATGCTTTTGCATGTTAAATCAGGGAAGAAATTGCGTTCTAAATTGCTTTTAGCTATTTCAGGAGAAAGCAAAGAAGCTTTAATAATTTGTGCAGTTATTGAGCTTATACATTTGGCTAGTTTATTACATGATGATATTATTGATGAGAGTAAGTTAAGAAGAGGAGCAAAATCTATAAATTCAGAATTTGGGACAAAAAATGCTTTAATGCTAGGAGATATTTTATATTCTAAGGCTTTTTATGAGTTAAGCCAAATAAATACTCAATTTGCAAGCATAATTTCTGATGCAGTTGTAAAGCTTTCTATAGGTGAGCTTATGGATGTTAATTTAAGTCAAGATTTTAATACCGATAAAGATAAATATTTAACCATGATCTATAATAAAACAGCAGTTTTAATTGAAGCAAGTGCAAAATGTGGAGCTATTTTGGCTGGCTTAGATGAAAAATCTTTTGGAGAATATGGAAAAAATTTAGGACTTGCTTTTCAAATGGTCGATGATATTTTAGATATCAAAGGTGATGAAAAAACATTAGGTAAGCCTTCTATGGCAGATTTTAAAGAAGGAAAGGTTACTCTGCCTTATATATATCTTTTTGAAAGTTTAGATCAAAAAGGAAAAAATCAATTAAAAACAATGTTTCAAAAAGATTTAAACGAACAAGAAAAAATATGGATAAATACTCAATTTAAAGAAAAATCTATTTTGGAAAAATCTATCTTAGAAGCTAAAGAATATGCTAAAAAGGCAATTGATGCTATAGAGGAATATTCTAATCAAAAATTAAAAGATATTGTAAAAGCAATGATAGATAGGAATTTTTAA
- a CDS encoding exporting protein has protein sequence MQKSLKLFFILLLVLVFKNHLNAAPVFEYTYKFVLKKDQRASIQIKEIGYEDKVQNFDFYWTLFDNTNIIVQSKFRKYPRQFVMSLRRNLDWVTQTLIPDYTNPHIDRARLILEFSGYNKGLATFTVYIEDKESRVMVEFLDPRKTPLSNPPQNNQVVPMINFNQPQVKPLTSWDK, from the coding sequence ATGCAAAAATCATTGAAATTATTTTTTATTTTATTGCTTGTTTTAGTATTTAAAAATCATTTAAATGCAGCTCCTGTCTTTGAATATACTTATAAGTTTGTTCTTAAAAAAGATCAAAGAGCAAGTATTCAAATTAAAGAAATCGGTTATGAAGATAAGGTTCAAAATTTTGATTTTTATTGGACTTTGTTTGATAATACAAATATTATTGTTCAATCTAAATTTCGCAAATATCCAAGACAATTTGTGATGAGTTTAAGAAGAAATTTGGATTGGGTTACGCAAACTTTGATTCCTGATTATACAAATCCACATATAGATAGAGCAAGGCTTATTTTAGAATTTAGTGGCTATAATAAAGGTTTAGCAACTTTTACAGTTTATATTGAAGATAAGGAGTCTCGTGTGATGGTGGAATTTTTAGATCCAAGAAAAACACCGCTTTCAAATCCACCGCAAAATAATCAAGTTGTCCCTATGATTAATTTTAATCAACCGCAAGTTAAACCATTGACAAGCTGGGATAAATAG
- a CDS encoding DUF2018 family protein, with protein MDIFDEMFNKTPKEKFLEIIQNGNLGALEKVFEIFFAEYISMIELLEKQGLNEIDVKNFILENGDLIEQRLNDIYIDLGAQILGHEG; from the coding sequence ATGGATATCTTTGATGAAATGTTTAATAAAACTCCTAAAGAAAAATTTTTAGAAATTATACAAAATGGTAATTTAGGAGCCTTAGAAAAAGTATTTGAGATTTTTTTTGCCGAATATATAAGCATGATTGAACTTTTAGAAAAACAGGGTTTAAATGAAATAGATGTTAAAAATTTTATACTTGAAAATGGAGATTTAATTGAGCAAAGATTAAATGATATTTATATAGATTTGGGAGCCCAAATTTTAGGACATGAGGGCTAA
- a CDS encoding 2-oxoacid:acceptor oxidoreductase family protein yields MKYQLRFGGEGGQGVITAGEILAEAAIKEGRQAFKASTYTSQVRGGPTKVDIIIDDKEILFPYAVEGEVDFMLSTADKGYKGFRGGVKEGGIIVVEPNLVHPENEDYKRWQIFEIPIITIAKDEVGNVATQSVVALAIAAYMSKCIDLDVLKETMLHMVPPKTRDANSKAFNLGLKYAKESKSI; encoded by the coding sequence ATGAAATATCAATTAAGATTCGGTGGAGAAGGTGGACAAGGAGTCATCACTGCAGGAGAGATTTTAGCTGAAGCTGCAATCAAAGAAGGACGTCAAGCTTTTAAAGCATCTACTTACACTTCTCAAGTAAGAGGCGGACCTACAAAAGTAGATATTATTATAGATGATAAAGAAATTCTTTTTCCTTATGCCGTGGAGGGAGAGGTTGATTTTATGCTTTCAACTGCTGATAAAGGATATAAGGGCTTTCGCGGAGGTGTAAAAGAAGGTGGAATTATTGTTGTAGAACCTAATTTAGTGCATCCTGAAAATGAAGATTATAAAAGATGGCAAATTTTTGAAATTCCAATTATTACTATAGCTAAGGATGAGGTAGGTAATGTTGCAACTCAATCTGTTGTGGCTTTAGCTATTGCCGCTTATATGAGCAAATGCATTGATTTAGATGTTTTAAAAGAAACAATGCTTCATATGGTTCCACCAAAAACTCGTGATGCAAATTCTAAAGCTTTTAATTTAGGACTTAAATACGCTAAAGAGAGCAAATCTATTTAA